A single window of Paenibacillus sp. SYP-B4298 DNA harbors:
- a CDS encoding amino acid ABC transporter ATP-binding protein yields MIKVSGLRKSYGKNEILKGINTVIAKGEVVVVIGPSGSGKSTFLRCLNRLEEPSGGEIWFEDSLITGRQADLNLIRQKMGMVFQQFNLFPHMSVMENLTLAPRKLKKLSKEQAEKTALELLRSVGLEDKAAAYPDSLSGGQKQRIAIARALAMQPNMMLFDEPTSALDPEMVGEVLDVMKRLAQNGMTMVIVTHEMGFAREVGDRLIFMDGGVIVEEGNPRAVFENPQHQRTKDFLSKVL; encoded by the coding sequence ATGATCAAGGTCAGCGGCCTGCGAAAATCCTATGGCAAAAATGAAATTCTTAAAGGCATCAATACCGTTATAGCTAAAGGCGAGGTCGTTGTCGTCATTGGACCAAGCGGCTCCGGCAAAAGCACCTTTCTTCGCTGTCTGAATCGTCTGGAGGAGCCGAGCGGCGGGGAAATCTGGTTCGAGGATAGCTTGATAACCGGACGGCAGGCGGATCTGAACCTCATCCGTCAAAAGATGGGCATGGTGTTCCAGCAGTTCAATTTGTTTCCGCATATGAGCGTCATGGAAAATCTGACGCTTGCGCCGCGCAAGCTGAAGAAGCTGAGTAAGGAACAGGCGGAAAAAACCGCATTGGAGCTGCTTCGATCGGTTGGGCTGGAAGATAAGGCTGCCGCGTACCCCGACAGCTTGTCAGGCGGGCAAAAGCAACGGATTGCGATCGCAAGGGCGCTCGCGATGCAGCCGAATATGATGTTGTTTGATGAGCCGACCTCGGCGCTTGACCCTGAGATGGTCGGTGAAGTGTTGGACGTCATGAAGCGTCTTGCCCAGAACGGGATGACGATGGTGATCGTGACGCATGAGATGGGCTTTGCGAGGGAGGTAGGCGATCGGCTGATCTTTATGGATGGAGGCGTGATCGTCGAGGAGGGCAACCCTCGGGCTGTATTCGAAAATCCTCAGCATCAACGGACGAAGGATTTTTTGTCAAAGGTGCTGTAA
- a CDS encoding ornithine--oxo-acid transaminase has protein sequence MLESQAMMQLSNQYSAHNYHPLPIVISKAEGVWVEDPEGHRYMDMLSAYSALNQGHRHPKIIQALKDQADKVTLTSRAFHSSTPGLFYEKLAAYTGKSKILAMNTGAEAVETAVKAVRRWAYRHKKVAENQAEIIVCTGNFHGRTITVTSFSSSEEYKKDFGPFTPGFRLVPYGDLAALEQAITPHTAAFLVEPIQGEAGIIIPPAGYLAAAHALCRKHHVLFVADEIQTGFGRTGRRFASDWEGVEPDVYIMGKALGGGVMPISAVAANDEILGVFEPGSHGSTFGGNPLACAVAIAALEVLEEEKLAERSDELGRYFAERLAELASPHVKEIRSRGLFIGLELYRPARPFCEQLMGKGLLCKETHETTIRFAPPLVISKEEIDWALTRIAEVIK, from the coding sequence ATGCTGGAATCCCAAGCCATGATGCAGTTGTCGAATCAATATAGCGCGCATAACTATCATCCGCTGCCGATTGTCATCTCCAAGGCGGAGGGGGTATGGGTGGAGGACCCGGAGGGTCATCGGTACATGGATATGCTGAGTGCCTATTCCGCCTTGAATCAGGGACATCGGCATCCGAAGATTATTCAAGCCCTGAAGGATCAGGCAGATAAAGTAACATTAACCTCACGCGCCTTCCATAGCAGTACGCCGGGACTGTTCTATGAGAAGCTGGCCGCCTATACAGGCAAATCCAAAATATTAGCGATGAATACGGGAGCTGAGGCGGTGGAGACTGCGGTCAAGGCTGTTCGCCGCTGGGCCTACCGCCATAAGAAGGTCGCGGAGAATCAAGCTGAGATTATTGTCTGCACGGGCAATTTTCATGGTCGCACCATCACCGTCACCTCCTTCTCCTCATCGGAGGAGTATAAGAAGGATTTTGGCCCATTCACTCCAGGCTTCCGACTGGTTCCCTACGGTGATCTGGCAGCGTTGGAGCAAGCGATTACGCCTCATACCGCTGCGTTCCTCGTCGAGCCGATCCAGGGGGAGGCAGGGATCATCATCCCGCCTGCCGGCTACCTCGCCGCAGCGCATGCACTGTGCCGCAAGCATCATGTGCTCTTCGTAGCGGATGAGATTCAGACGGGCTTCGGGCGAACAGGCCGGCGCTTTGCATCCGATTGGGAAGGCGTCGAACCGGATGTGTATATTATGGGCAAAGCGCTCGGAGGGGGTGTCATGCCGATCTCTGCTGTAGCGGCAAATGACGAAATTCTAGGTGTATTCGAGCCGGGATCCCATGGCTCCACCTTCGGCGGCAATCCGCTGGCCTGTGCGGTAGCGATCGCTGCGCTGGAGGTGCTGGAGGAGGAGAAGCTTGCCGAACGCTCGGATGAGCTTGGACGATATTTTGCGGAGCGGTTAGCGGAGCTGGCAAGCCCGCATGTGAAGGAGATTCGCAGCCGTGGTCTATTCATCGGCCTGGAGCTGTATCGCCCGGCGCGTCCGTTCTGCGAGCAACTGATGGGCAAGGGGCTGCTGTGCAAGGAGACACATGAGACGACGATTCGCTTCGCGCCGCCCCTAGTCATTAGCAAGGAAGAGATCGATTGGGCACTGACAAGAATAGCGGAAGTCATCAAGTGA
- the rocF gene encoding arginase has translation MTQNKKVNVIHVPFWLGGGRSGAELGPESIMQAGLTRQLRAIEGIELGDISTVDCPRSAGDRGGSDKAKHLPEVKEMSRLLCESVSRTVEEGAFPLVLGGDHSIAMGSIAGLTNHYRNLGVIWFDAHSDLNTEETTLTGNMHGMPLAVALGRSRFNLSDIPGAGPFIKKENVVIIGARDLDPGEKELIRAEGITCFSMHEIDRLGIKAVVEKALEVAGNGTDGIHLSFDMDCLDPLEAPGVSTPVPGGLNYREAHFALELLAETGRMTSMDLVEVNPYIDFNMRTARLAVELIASTLGKRIL, from the coding sequence ATGACACAAAATAAAAAGGTCAATGTAATTCATGTTCCTTTTTGGCTGGGTGGAGGCCGTTCGGGAGCGGAGCTGGGGCCAGAGAGCATTATGCAGGCAGGACTGACCAGACAGCTTCGGGCCATTGAAGGGATTGAGCTGGGCGATATATCGACGGTTGATTGTCCGCGTAGCGCAGGAGATCGCGGCGGCTCGGACAAGGCGAAGCATCTGCCAGAGGTGAAGGAGATGAGTCGGCTGCTATGCGAATCGGTGTCGCGAACTGTGGAGGAAGGGGCATTTCCGCTCGTGCTTGGCGGCGATCACAGTATAGCGATGGGCTCGATCGCCGGGCTGACAAATCATTACCGCAATCTCGGCGTCATCTGGTTTGATGCACATTCGGATCTGAATACAGAGGAGACGACGCTAACGGGCAATATGCATGGTATGCCGCTGGCTGTCGCACTAGGTCGCTCCCGCTTCAATCTCTCGGATATTCCTGGTGCAGGGCCCTTCATTAAGAAGGAGAATGTCGTCATTATCGGGGCGCGCGATCTCGATCCCGGCGAGAAGGAGTTGATCCGCGCTGAGGGCATCACCTGTTTCTCGATGCATGAGATCGACCGGCTTGGCATCAAGGCAGTAGTGGAGAAAGCGCTGGAGGTCGCTGGCAACGGCACCGATGGCATTCATCTGAGCTTCGATATGGACTGTCTGGACCCATTGGAGGCTCCGGGCGTCAGTACGCCGGTTCCAGGCGGGCTGAACTATCGTGAAGCGCATTTTGCGCTTGAGCTGCTCGCAGAGACAGGGCGCATGACCTCGATGGATCTGGTGGAAGTCAACCCGTATATTGATTTCAATATGCGTACCGCCCGTCTGGCTGTGGAATTGATCGCCTCGACACTTGGCAAACGCATATTGTAG
- the pruA gene encoding L-glutamate gamma-semialdehyde dehydrogenase, giving the protein MSQEHEFPPFVNEPFTDFGQDAHREAMLSALSKVKSELGKAYPLHIGGKEVHTTDRIVSINPARTDEIIGSVSKATLEHAELAMCSALAVFETWKKRPAVERAALLVKAAGLMRERKHEFSAWMVLEAGKNWGEADADTAEAIDFLEYYAREMVRLDQTNELRPLVKTPGEENRLSYIPLGVGVVIPPWNFPLAICAGMSAAAVVSGNTILLKPASTTPVIAYKFYEVMVEAGIPADVIQYVPGSGGEIGDYLTSHPKTRFISFTGSKEIGLRINRLAAEQAPGQIWIKRIVAEMGGKDGVVVDETANLDAAADAIVASAFGFQGQKCSAGSRAIIVQQVYDELVEKIKERTDRLVMGMPEDNAPIGPVVDHSSYKRILNYIEIGKKEGRLLSGGKPGPEGGYFIQPTVIADVAGDAVIMQEEIFGPVLAISKASDWQEAIRMYNDTEFGLTGSYFSTDEKRIAVALEEMHCGNLYVNRKCTGALVGVHPFGGFNMSGTDSKAGGHDYLLLFTQAKLTSRKI; this is encoded by the coding sequence ATGTCCCAAGAGCATGAATTTCCACCGTTTGTCAATGAACCGTTTACTGATTTTGGTCAGGATGCCCATCGCGAAGCGATGCTCTCCGCGCTGTCGAAGGTGAAATCCGAGCTTGGCAAGGCTTACCCGCTCCATATCGGCGGGAAGGAAGTGCACACGACGGATCGTATCGTATCCATCAACCCGGCCCGCACCGATGAAATCATCGGAAGCGTGAGCAAAGCCACGCTCGAGCATGCGGAGCTCGCGATGTGCTCTGCACTGGCGGTGTTTGAGACATGGAAGAAGCGGCCAGCCGTCGAGCGCGCGGCTCTGCTGGTCAAGGCTGCGGGGCTGATGCGTGAGCGCAAGCATGAGTTTTCCGCCTGGATGGTGCTGGAGGCAGGAAAGAACTGGGGCGAGGCGGATGCGGATACGGCGGAAGCGATCGATTTCCTGGAATATTATGCGCGCGAGATGGTGCGGCTCGATCAGACGAATGAGCTGCGTCCGCTGGTGAAGACACCGGGAGAGGAGAACCGTCTAAGCTATATTCCTCTAGGCGTCGGCGTCGTGATTCCGCCATGGAACTTCCCGCTGGCGATCTGTGCAGGCATGTCGGCTGCAGCGGTGGTATCTGGCAATACGATCCTATTGAAGCCGGCCTCTACAACGCCAGTTATTGCCTACAAGTTCTATGAAGTGATGGTAGAGGCCGGCATCCCGGCCGATGTCATTCAATATGTGCCGGGCAGCGGCGGAGAGATCGGAGACTATCTGACCAGCCATCCTAAGACCCGCTTCATCAGCTTTACGGGGTCGAAGGAGATCGGTCTGCGCATTAACAGGCTTGCAGCCGAGCAGGCGCCAGGGCAGATCTGGATCAAACGGATCGTCGCCGAGATGGGCGGCAAGGATGGGGTCGTCGTCGATGAGACAGCGAACCTGGATGCGGCTGCAGATGCGATCGTGGCTTCGGCCTTCGGCTTCCAGGGTCAGAAGTGCTCGGCGGGCTCGCGGGCGATTATTGTACAGCAGGTGTACGACGAGCTGGTTGAGAAGATCAAGGAACGCACGGATCGATTGGTGATGGGCATGCCGGAGGATAACGCCCCGATTGGCCCTGTTGTAGACCATAGCTCCTACAAGCGTATTCTCAATTATATCGAGATCGGGAAGAAGGAAGGTCGTCTGTTGTCGGGCGGGAAACCTGGGCCAGAGGGCGGCTATTTCATCCAGCCGACGGTCATTGCGGATGTTGCAGGCGATGCGGTCATCATGCAGGAGGAAATCTTCGGGCCGGTGCTGGCGATTAGCAAGGCGAGCGACTGGCAGGAAGCGATCCGTATGTATAATGATACCGAGTTCGGCTTGACCGGCTCCTACTTCTCCACTGATGAGAAGCGGATCGCAGTGGCTCTGGAGGAGATGCACTGTGGTAATCTCTACGTGAACCGCAAATGTACGGGCGCACTCGTCGGAGTCCATCCGTTCGGCGGCTTCAACATGTCGGGAACAGATTCGAAGGCAGGCGGGCATGACTATCTGCTGCTGTTTACCCAGGCGAAGCTTACCTCACGCAAGATATAA